One Hypanus sabinus isolate sHypSab1 unplaced genomic scaffold, sHypSab1.hap1 scaffold_53, whole genome shotgun sequence DNA segment encodes these proteins:
- the LOC132389302 gene encoding C3a anaphylatoxin chemotactic receptor-like: MVIFTLTVLLGVPGNGAVIWVTGFKMKSKVHTVCFLNLAVADLIYCLTLPFRMANISLICFGDNAYFSMEFIRTLTFLNATASIYLLCLISICRCLAITRPSWFQQQLSLTWARGACFGIWILAFAMCKPVLLLQDWKKELTVLQPFWFVFIFGLPLLIMITSYSLVGCRLQENRFVKSKKSVCLIITVVITFMICWIPNTVCNLVAIVKPIPPDLSLFTVALASFNSALNPLLYVFVGREFHQVFRRSILTSLHLALAEQRLESETQPQTPNLASNTNV, translated from the coding sequence ATGGTCATCTTCACCCTCACCGTCCTACTGGGCGTCCCGGGCAATGGCGCAGTCATCTGGGTGACGGGCTTCAAGATGAAGAGTAAGGTCCACACGGTGtgtttcctgaacctggctgtgGCTGACCTGATCTATTGCCTCACCCTTCCCTTCAGAATGGCAAACATCTCCCTCATCTGCTTTGGGGACAACGCCTACTTTTCCATGGAGTTTATTAGGACGTTGACGTTCCTCAACGCAACCGCCAGCATTTATCTGTTATGTCTGATCAGCATCTGCCGCTGCCTGGCTATTACTCGGCCTTCGTGGTTCCAGCAACAACTGAGCCTCACGTGGGCTCGTGGGGCTTGCTTCGGAATCTGGATCCTAGCCTTCGCCATGTGCAAGCCCGTCCTCCTGCTTCAGGATTGGAAGAAGGAATTGACTGTCTTGCAGccattttggtttgttttcatctTCGGTCTTCCCCTTCTAATTATGATCACCAGCTACTCCCTGGTTGGTTGTAGGCTGCAAGAGAACAGGTTCGTAAAATCTAAGAAGTCTGTCTGCCTTATCATCACCGTTGTCATCACCTTTATGATCTGTTGGATCCCGAACACTGTCTGCAACCTCGTTGCAATCGTGAAACCGATTCCACCGGACCTGTCATTATTCACTGTTGCCCTGGCCTCCTTCAACAGCGCCCTCAACCCGCTTCTCTATGTCTTCGTTGGCCGCGAATTCCACCAGGTCTTCAGGCGCTCCATCCTCACTTCGCTTCATCTGGCCTTGGCCGAGCAGAGGCTGGAATCGGAGACCCAGCCCCAAACCCCCAACCTTGCCTCAAATACGAATGTCTGA